Proteins from a genomic interval of Gossypium hirsutum isolate 1008001.06 chromosome A09, Gossypium_hirsutum_v2.1, whole genome shotgun sequence:
- the LOC107942707 gene encoding probable xyloglucan galactosyltransferase GT12 has protein sequence MEKLIVDGSHCHNQLWFIIRASFVFFVVLLCLDYSVLSGVKNGGFPLVSQSLSGSQKTHKATQLAANDEISVPNPISNDAHRDFPFRENNYNVTLANVTDPCSGKYIYVHRLPTRFNNGVLKDCRNLIKWFNMCPSLMNSGFGPKVEKPRGVLSRKNWFETNQFMLELIFHQRIKQYKCLTNDSSMASAVYVPFYAGLDVGRYLWGYNTSMRDSAAYGVADWLRKQHEWNRMFGQDHFFVAGRIAWDFRRQTDNESEWGSKLMNLPEFMNITMLSIESSSWSNEFAIPYPTYFHPLRDINVVHWQKGTRTGKRRYLFCFAGAPRPTMKGSIRGEIINQCLSAPNRTCKFLDCKAEGNKCDTPVEVIKVFRDCKFCLQPPGDSYTRRSTFDSIISGCIPVFFHPYSAYAQYIWYFPKNYTKYSVYIPHNDIKNGNVSINRVLSRFSEHRISEMRKEVVKLIPKVIYANPKSRFERFEDAIDIALKKATERVNKVGEVMKEGKDPSVEFAAGNQWKMKLDGIMGDQALETLF, from the coding sequence ATGGAGAAGCTGATCGTCGATGGCAGCCATTGCCATAATCAACTCTGGTTTATTATTCGTGCTTCCTTTGTTTTTTTCGTTGTATTGCTTTGCTTGGATTATTCGGTTCTCTCCGGTGTTAAAAATGGAGGCTTTCCCTTAGTTTCCCAAAGCCTTTCTGGTTCTCAGAAAACCCACAAAGCTACCCAGCTTGCCGCCAATGATGAAATTTCAGTCCCAAATCCAATTTCCAATGATGCCCATCGGGATTTTCCTTTCCGGGAAAATAATTATAATGTTACTTTAGCTAATGTAACTGATCCATGTTCAGGTAAATACATATATGTTCATCGTCTTCCAACAAGGTTTAACAATGGCGTCCTCAAGGATTGTCGGAACCTTATCAAATGGTTCAATATGTGTCCTTCGTTAATGAATTCAGGGTTTGGTCCTAAAGTTGAAAAACCCCGAGGTGTTTTGTCGAGAAAAAACTGGTTCGAAACGAACCAGTTTATGTTAGAACTCATTTTCCATCAAAGGATTAAGCAATACAAGTGCTTAACCAatgattcatcaatggcatcagcTGTTTATGTACCCTTTTATGCTGGCCTAGATGTTGGTCGTTACCTATGGGGCTACAACACATCGATGCGAGACTCGGCGGCTTACGGTGTCGCTGATTGGCTTCGGAAACAACACGAATGGAACCGGATGTTCGGTCAAGATCATTTCTTCGTCGCGGGGAGGATCGCTTGGGATTTCCGAAGACAGACCGATAACGAATCCGAATGGGGTAGTAAGCTAATGAACTTGCCTGAATTTATGAACATTACAATGTTGTCTATTGAATCAAGTTCATGGAGCAATGAATTCGCTATACCGTATCCGACTTACTTCCATCCGTTGAGAGATATCAATGTTGTCCATTGGCAAAAAGGGACCCGAACTGGAAAAAGGCGGTACCTGTTCTGTTTCGCCGGTGCACCACGTCCTACTATGAAGGGCTCGATCAGGGGTGAGATCATCAACCAATGTTTATCGGCCCCGAATCGTACATGCAAGTTTCTCGATTGTAAGGCCGAGGGAAACAAATGTGACACACCAGTTGAAGTGATCAAAGTGTTTAGAGACTGCAAGTTTTGCTTACAACCTCCAGGGGATTCGTACACTCGGCGTTCGACTTTCGATTCGATTATTTCGGGCTGTATTCCGGTTTTCTTCCATCCGTATTCGGCTTACGCCCAATACATATGGTACTTCCCTAAGAATTATACTAAATATTCGGTCTATATTCCCCATAACGACATCAAAAACGGCAATGTGAGCATCAATCGGGTGCTTTCGAGATTCTCAGAACATCGAATATCGGAAATGAGAAAAGAGGTTGTGAAATTGATCCCTAAGGTGATATATGCAAACCCCAAATCaagatttgagagatttgaggatgCCATTGACATTGCATTGAAAAAAGCTACTGAAAGAGTGAACAAAGTTGGGGAAGTTATGAAAGAAGGCAAAGATCCCAGTGTTGAATTTGCTGCTGGGAATCAATGGAAGATGAAATTAGATGGGATTATGGGAGATCAGGCATTGGAGACATTGTTTTAA